A stretch of DNA from Granulicella pectinivorans:
CACACTTCCTTGCGTAGAGTAAGAAGTCTGCAACCAGCAGCGTTGCATCAGCAATACGAAAGATCATCGAAGAAGGACCATGACACACTATCCAAAGTCACAAGCGATCCTGAGCGAAAATTCGCGTTATATTCCGGGTGGTGTCGTCTCCACGAACCGCGCTGTCGATCCGCCGATTGTGTTTGAACGTGCGGACGGCGCATGGATGTGGGACGTCGATGGCAATCGTTATCTGGACTACCATGCCGCCTTCGGGCCCTATGTTCTGGGCCATAACGACCGCCACGTGAACGATGCCGTGCGCCGTGTGATCGACGAAGGCAGCAGCCTTTACGGCTCCGGCACGACAAAGCTCGAAGGACAACTCGCACATATGATCTGCGACGCTGTCCCCTTCGTCGATAGCATTCAGGTCTTGAACACCGGCAGCGAGGCCACCTACCAGGCGTTGCGTCTGGCACGCGCCGCAACGGGACGTTCCCACATCCTCAAGCCGCAGGGCGGGTACCACGGCTGGCACAATGATGTCGCCTGCAACCTCATGACGCCGCTCGCCAAGCTTGGTCCGCGTCGCGTAGCCGACGAATATCCCTTTGAGACGATCAGCGCCGGCATCCCGCAGGAGCATAGCAGCCTGATCCACGCCATCAACTTCAACGATCTCGAATCGGTGGAGGCGATGTGCCGGAAGTATCCGATCGCAGCCCTCATCACCGAGCCAATCCTTCAGAACATCGGCATCGTCCATCCCCTACCAGGCTATCTCGAAGGACTCCGCGCACTCGCGGACAAGTATGGCTTTGTGCTGATCTTCGATGAAGTCAAGACCGGCTTCCGCCACGCATTGGGCGGCTACTCTGCCGTCGCCGGGGTCGCGCCGGACCTCGTGGTCTACGGCAAGGCGATCGCGAACGGATATCCCCTCGCTGTGATTGGCGGCAAGAAGGAACTGATGGATCTCTTCGTCAGTCCCGATGCCACGAAGCGCGTTCTTCTCGCCGGCACCTATAACGGGCATCCCATACCGACGGCCGCGGCCATCGCCACGATCGAGCGTCTCGCGCACAACGACGGCGCAATCTATCGGGACTTCGAAACCCTGGGGCAAAGGATGCAGAGCGGCCTTGAGAAGATCTTCAAGGATGCAGGCACCACGGCTGTTGTTGCACGCCAGGGCTCGGCCTTCTGCACCTACTTCATGGATCATCTTCCGGTCGATTGGCACGATCTTGCGACGCACCACGATACGGAGATGGATGCTCATCTGCGTCGTGAGCTTCTCGAGCGCGGC
This window harbors:
- a CDS encoding aspartate aminotransferase family protein; amino-acid sequence: MTHYPKSQAILSENSRYIPGGVVSTNRAVDPPIVFERADGAWMWDVDGNRYLDYHAAFGPYVLGHNDRHVNDAVRRVIDEGSSLYGSGTTKLEGQLAHMICDAVPFVDSIQVLNTGSEATYQALRLARAATGRSHILKPQGGYHGWHNDVACNLMTPLAKLGPRRVADEYPFETISAGIPQEHSSLIHAINFNDLESVEAMCRKYPIAALITEPILQNIGIVHPLPGYLEGLRALADKYGFVLIFDEVKTGFRHALGGYSAVAGVAPDLVVYGKAIANGYPLAVIGGKKELMDLFVSPDATKRVLLAGTYNGHPIPTAAAIATIERLAHNDGAIYRDFETLGQRMQSGLEKIFKDAGTTAVVARQGSAFCTYFMDHLPVDWHDLATHHDTEMDAHLRRELLERGVYFFQLPMKQCSLSAAHTEADVDQTLEAVEDVLAARLQTVGKRATLNG